The Lacipirellula parvula genome window below encodes:
- a CDS encoding BlaI/MecI/CopY family transcriptional regulator has protein sequence MLPPTDRELDALKVLWDRGEATVRDVCDAMNARGAELAYTTVLSLLQVMEQKGLVSHRRDGKAYVYLPLIKRTETFRQIAGGFLERVFDGAVDEYLVHALESRPLDAKQLDELQAMIDAARKRAEGTGD, from the coding sequence ATGCTTCCCCCCACCGACCGTGAACTCGACGCATTGAAGGTCCTTTGGGACCGCGGCGAGGCAACCGTCCGCGACGTGTGCGATGCGATGAACGCCCGCGGCGCCGAGCTCGCCTACACGACCGTTCTCAGCCTGCTCCAGGTGATGGAACAGAAGGGGCTCGTCTCCCATCGCCGCGACGGCAAGGCCTATGTCTACCTGCCGCTCATCAAGCGGACGGAAACGTTCCGCCAAATCGCCGGGGGCTTCCTCGAGCGGGTCTTCGACGGCGCCGTCGACGAGTATCTCGTGCATGCCCTCGAATCTCGGCCGCTTGATGCGAAGCAGCTTGATGAACTTCAGGCGATGATCGATGCGGCGCGCAAGCGGGCGGAAGGAACTGGCGACTGA
- the gltX gene encoding glutamate--tRNA ligase, producing the protein MTVRTRFAPSPTGYLHIGGVRTALFNWLFARKHGGQFLLRVDDTDQQRNVDAALAPILNGFRWLGMEWDEGPEAGGEFGPYYQSQRGELYQAAVEKLLASGHAYRDFATTEELQAEREAAQAAGGQFTYSRRWMAETEADAAKFVAEGRQGVVRLKMPREGELVLSDLIRGEVRFAWASEQDHVIQRADGTCLYHLASVVDDEAMRISHVIRAEEHLPNTPRQVFIALSLGYELPAYAHLPYVAEPGSKTKLSKRKLDKYLKNRYFAALMERGNSIATRLGLATTADTFNPVIVDFYERIGFLPDALLNYLLLLGWSLDGEREEFTREEMIEHFSLERVNKAPASFDPQKLLAFQDRAMQQLPLKQKTAKCLPFLQEAGLVASPPPCETGPYLSSILEAAGDRVKMAGDVIDYTEFYVADEALPYDAAAVEKRITKPENARPLLTSYAAELANVEPFEPAALEAHLKEFVERQGVKIGDLVHAVRVAITGKAVGFGLFETLAILGRERCVRRIERALAL; encoded by the coding sequence ATGACCGTCAGAACTCGATTTGCTCCCAGCCCGACCGGCTACCTTCACATCGGCGGCGTGCGGACGGCCCTGTTCAATTGGCTTTTCGCGCGGAAGCACGGCGGCCAGTTCTTGCTGCGGGTCGACGACACCGATCAGCAGCGGAACGTCGACGCGGCGCTGGCGCCGATTTTGAACGGCTTCCGTTGGCTAGGCATGGAGTGGGACGAAGGCCCCGAGGCGGGGGGCGAGTTCGGGCCGTACTATCAGTCGCAGCGCGGGGAGTTGTACCAAGCGGCGGTCGAAAAGCTGCTGGCGAGCGGCCACGCTTATCGCGATTTCGCGACGACCGAAGAGTTGCAAGCGGAGCGCGAAGCGGCGCAAGCGGCCGGCGGGCAGTTTACTTATAGCCGCCGTTGGATGGCCGAGACTGAAGCCGACGCGGCGAAATTCGTCGCCGAGGGTCGGCAGGGCGTCGTGCGACTAAAGATGCCTCGCGAGGGGGAGCTCGTGCTGAGCGACCTCATTCGCGGAGAGGTGCGCTTTGCGTGGGCGTCGGAGCAAGATCACGTCATTCAGCGGGCCGACGGAACGTGCCTCTACCACCTCGCGTCGGTCGTCGACGACGAAGCGATGCGGATCAGCCACGTCATTCGGGCCGAGGAGCATTTGCCGAACACACCGCGGCAGGTGTTCATTGCGCTATCGCTCGGGTACGAGTTGCCCGCTTACGCCCACTTGCCGTACGTGGCGGAGCCGGGGAGCAAGACGAAGCTGAGCAAGCGAAAGCTCGACAAGTACCTGAAGAATCGCTACTTCGCGGCGCTGATGGAGCGGGGCAACTCGATCGCCACTCGCCTTGGACTGGCGACGACGGCCGACACGTTTAATCCGGTGATCGTCGATTTCTACGAGCGGATCGGGTTCCTGCCTGACGCACTGCTGAACTACTTGCTGCTGCTTGGTTGGTCGCTCGACGGCGAGCGCGAGGAATTCACTCGCGAAGAGATGATCGAACACTTCTCGCTGGAGCGCGTGAACAAGGCGCCGGCGAGTTTTGATCCGCAAAAGCTGCTCGCGTTTCAAGATCGCGCGATGCAGCAGTTGCCGCTGAAGCAGAAGACGGCGAAGTGCCTGCCGTTCCTGCAAGAGGCTGGACTGGTCGCTTCGCCGCCGCCGTGCGAGACGGGGCCGTATTTGTCGTCGATTCTGGAAGCGGCCGGCGATCGCGTGAAGATGGCGGGCGACGTCATCGACTACACGGAGTTCTACGTCGCGGACGAAGCGCTGCCGTATGATGCAGCGGCGGTCGAGAAGCGGATCACGAAGCCGGAAAACGCGCGACCGCTGCTCACGTCGTACGCCGCAGAGCTTGCGAACGTCGAGCCGTTTGAACCTGCAGCGCTCGAAGCCCATTTAAAAGAATTCGTCGAGCGTCAGGGCGTGAAGATTGGCGATCTCGTTCACGCGGTGCGAGTGGCGATCACCGGCAAGGCAGTGGGCTTTGGGTTGTTCGAGACGCTCGCGATTCTTGGACGCGAGCGGTGCGTGCGGCGGATTGAGCGGGCGCTGGCGTTGTAA
- a CDS encoding secretin N-terminal domain-containing protein, which produces MTLVVVVAVGASELAAPHAYAQERGGRGRGRGGPGGGMSPEMMIQMRAAQMGQGGPQPGQQPPGGEQPKPAGEKPPEGEKPAEDSKTIKRPTEKPQANAEELKAAPDKDGMVQFTFRGQPWTDVLEWFASVSKKSLDWQELPGDFVNLSTQRRYTIDETRDLLNRTLMARGFTMISLGDVLTVVKIDKIDPSMVRRVEPDDLDDQPPHDFVRTRFPLPPTLEPAKAVEDLKVVLSPTAKVTPLLASKQIQVIDAVANLRDVRDLLYAEQMVADKDVRPRVFGPFKYRRADYIADQVMVVLGLDPSSRKGPMEMQLEQQKLQMAMQMQQQGKDVSKMLKEDGPPVHIAVDKRRNFLLVNAPPAEMDIIARSIEEFDVPESGAVAAADAATGSEELTFKRHSTVSIDPDEVVDALQDLGGLNPLTQMQHDNRSKTIFALATAADHATIESLIDKLDGTGRGLKVIWLSRRTRADQVAGTIKALMVGEKKKEDNSRSRYYWSPWDDNGGGDEEETAAFRIQADVENNRLLLWANDDEYKEVSALLKDLGAVAAGAGSNPNKWRVIDARTPAETKELIERLQQTWSGQNKLNINVAPAAENEAAPPAVKQEPAAEPAPNKDEITSIAVPFRFAVQTAVAPQYVPAAESGEKAVEPAAAAEPTAVEATPAPDAQTTAVQTPPEINITVTPDGRMIISSDDVAALDQLEELMSELEPPKQDFEVFPLANSRASLVSLNLEEYFADELSDDKDTDSFGWWWDDSSGKEEDPATLGKARKLRFIWDSDTNTIIAQNATEAQLEVIRNLIKIYDQPPSEDSVTRRRTDVVPIRYSNAQDIGTAIKEVYRDLLSSKDKEFQAGGREGDEGGRSRSERFSFFGGSSSSSQKSTPMKMSFEGALSIGVDEISNSLIISADDTIWENVRDLAVSLDEKAKPDTVVQVHELRGSLKATDLQAVLNTALARPWQGNKPPEGAASGSRGGGESSSRGGDGERRSGDRGSDRDRGRGDRGSDRGRGRD; this is translated from the coding sequence ATGACGCTGGTTGTCGTCGTCGCGGTCGGCGCGAGCGAGCTGGCGGCGCCGCATGCCTACGCTCAAGAGCGGGGCGGTCGTGGTCGCGGTCGCGGCGGACCGGGTGGCGGCATGTCGCCCGAAATGATGATTCAAATGCGGGCGGCCCAGATGGGCCAAGGCGGACCGCAGCCCGGCCAGCAACCGCCGGGGGGCGAGCAACCCAAGCCCGCAGGCGAGAAGCCGCCCGAAGGCGAGAAGCCGGCTGAAGATTCCAAGACGATCAAGCGTCCCACCGAAAAGCCGCAAGCCAACGCCGAGGAGCTGAAGGCCGCCCCCGATAAGGATGGCATGGTCCAGTTCACCTTCCGCGGCCAACCGTGGACCGACGTTCTTGAGTGGTTCGCCAGCGTCTCGAAGAAGAGCCTCGATTGGCAAGAACTCCCCGGCGACTTCGTCAACCTGTCGACGCAGCGTCGCTACACGATCGACGAAACCCGCGATCTGCTCAACCGCACGTTGATGGCTCGCGGCTTCACGATGATCTCGCTCGGTGACGTGCTCACGGTGGTGAAGATCGACAAGATCGACCCCAGCATGGTCCGCCGCGTCGAACCCGACGATCTCGACGATCAGCCGCCGCACGATTTCGTCCGCACCCGCTTCCCATTGCCGCCGACGCTGGAGCCTGCCAAAGCGGTCGAAGACCTCAAGGTCGTCCTTAGCCCCACGGCCAAAGTGACGCCGCTGCTCGCTTCGAAGCAGATCCAAGTGATCGACGCCGTCGCTAACCTGCGCGACGTTCGCGACCTGCTCTACGCCGAACAAATGGTCGCCGACAAAGACGTCCGCCCGCGCGTCTTCGGCCCGTTCAAGTATCGCCGCGCCGATTACATCGCCGACCAAGTGATGGTAGTGCTCGGGCTCGACCCCAGCTCGCGCAAGGGGCCGATGGAAATGCAACTGGAGCAGCAAAAGCTCCAGATGGCGATGCAAATGCAGCAGCAGGGCAAAGACGTGAGCAAGATGCTCAAGGAAGATGGGCCGCCGGTGCACATCGCCGTCGACAAACGTCGCAACTTCCTCTTGGTGAATGCCCCGCCGGCTGAGATGGACATCATCGCTCGCAGCATTGAGGAATTCGATGTTCCCGAAAGCGGCGCCGTCGCCGCTGCGGATGCCGCGACCGGCTCCGAGGAACTCACCTTCAAGCGCCACTCGACCGTCAGCATCGACCCCGACGAGGTCGTCGACGCGCTGCAAGATCTCGGCGGCTTGAACCCGCTGACGCAAATGCAGCACGACAATCGCAGCAAGACGATCTTCGCGCTCGCCACGGCTGCCGATCACGCGACGATCGAATCGCTAATCGACAAGCTAGACGGCACCGGGCGCGGCCTGAAAGTGATTTGGCTCAGCCGCCGAACTCGTGCGGATCAGGTTGCCGGCACGATCAAAGCCCTCATGGTCGGCGAGAAGAAAAAGGAAGACAACAGCCGCAGCCGCTACTACTGGTCGCCATGGGATGACAACGGCGGCGGCGATGAAGAGGAGACCGCAGCGTTCCGGATTCAGGCCGACGTCGAAAACAACCGCCTGCTCCTCTGGGCGAACGACGACGAGTACAAAGAAGTTTCTGCCCTGCTAAAGGATCTCGGCGCCGTCGCCGCCGGTGCGGGCAGCAATCCCAACAAGTGGCGCGTCATCGACGCCCGCACGCCGGCCGAGACCAAGGAACTGATCGAGCGCTTGCAGCAAACCTGGTCGGGACAGAACAAGCTTAACATCAACGTCGCTCCCGCAGCGGAGAATGAAGCGGCCCCGCCCGCCGTGAAGCAAGAGCCGGCTGCCGAGCCTGCGCCTAACAAAGACGAAATCACGTCGATTGCCGTTCCGTTCCGCTTCGCGGTGCAAACGGCGGTCGCGCCTCAGTACGTGCCTGCCGCCGAAAGCGGTGAAAAAGCGGTGGAACCGGCGGCTGCTGCCGAGCCAACCGCAGTCGAGGCGACGCCTGCCCCCGACGCTCAAACGACTGCCGTGCAGACGCCGCCAGAGATCAACATCACCGTCACGCCCGACGGCCGCATGATTATCAGCTCCGACGACGTCGCCGCGCTCGACCAACTTGAAGAGTTGATGAGCGAACTCGAACCGCCGAAGCAAGATTTCGAAGTCTTTCCGCTCGCGAATTCGCGCGCGTCACTTGTCTCGCTCAACCTGGAAGAATACTTCGCCGATGAACTGAGCGACGACAAAGACACCGACAGCTTTGGCTGGTGGTGGGACGACAGCAGCGGTAAGGAAGAGGATCCTGCCACGCTCGGGAAGGCTCGGAAGCTCCGCTTTATCTGGGACAGCGATACAAACACGATCATCGCTCAAAACGCGACGGAAGCTCAACTCGAAGTCATCCGCAACCTCATCAAGATCTACGATCAACCGCCGAGCGAGGACTCGGTTACTCGCCGTCGCACCGACGTCGTGCCGATTCGTTACTCGAACGCCCAAGATATTGGCACGGCGATCAAAGAGGTCTATCGCGACCTGCTCAGTTCCAAGGACAAAGAGTTCCAGGCCGGCGGCCGCGAAGGGGACGAAGGCGGTCGCAGCCGCAGCGAGCGGTTCAGCTTTTTCGGCGGCTCAAGTTCAAGCAGCCAGAAGTCGACTCCCATGAAAATGTCGTTCGAAGGCGCCCTCTCGATCGGCGTCGACGAAATCTCCAACTCACTGATCATCTCTGCCGACGACACGATCTGGGAGAATGTTCGCGACCTGGCCGTTTCGCTCGACGAGAAAGCGAAGCCCGATACCGTGGTGCAAGTCCACGAACTTCGCGGCTCGCTCAAGGCGACTGATCTGCAGGCGGTGCTGAACACAGCCCTCGCCCGTCCTTGGCAGGGCAATAAGCCGCCCGAAGGCGCCGCGAGCGGCAGTCGAGGCGGCGGAGAAAGCAGCTCTCGCGGCGGCGACGGCGAACGTCGCAGCGGGGATCGCGGCAGTGATCGCGATCGCGGTAGAGGCGACCGCGGCAGTGATCGTGGCCGCGGCCGCGACTAG